Proteins from a genomic interval of Erwinia sp. SLM-02:
- a CDS encoding putative quinol monooxygenase has product MLKVIAEDFIKPEHIETVLPLYRELVAATKQEPLCIAYDLFIDEKDPGHFIFIEEWPDRAALDVHCATEHFQRLVPAINQYQRQDGRIVLMDTVVSPATK; this is encoded by the coding sequence ATGCTAAAAGTGATCGCTGAAGACTTTATTAAACCTGAACATATCGAAACCGTGCTGCCGCTGTACCGCGAGCTGGTTGCCGCCACGAAACAAGAACCGCTGTGTATTGCTTACGATCTGTTTATCGATGAGAAAGATCCGGGGCACTTTATCTTTATCGAAGAGTGGCCGGACCGCGCGGCGCTGGATGTACACTGTGCCACGGAGCATTTTCAGCGGCTGGTCCCCGCTATCAATCAGTATCAGCGGCAGGACGGGCGGATTGTTTTGATGGATACCGTGGTGAGCCCGGCGACAAAATAA
- a CDS encoding heavy metal sensor histidine kinase: MYSPSLTLRLTAIFTLIVALACGGISVILYNALRSELVWRDDRTLINRAAQLRQLLEDGAHPNSLPLYFNRMVDIRQDILSIRSQHQQNVSINHTGVALPEMSPTPVGTPPDEQQLHRWIGADNTEASALSLQARSQEGPIVITLARVARERAVMLERYRQQSILVSLAAILLCAALSPLLIRRGLRAIGRLSQIVAETGSDRLTHTVPLQAIPQELLPLGEALNVMRQRLSTDFIRLTQFADDLAHEIRTPINVLLGQNQVALGHTRSTEEYQALLEGNIEELEALSRLTENILFLARATHHNIRLNTETFLLHDALEPLIDFLEPLAEEREIVIELHADGHLTADKMLFQRAITNLLVNAIRYAPGSGTIAVTAVHRGDVTEIEVANAGDALAEPEKVFERFWRGDNVRHTAGSGLGLSLVSAIAALHGGSAYYRHEDGKNIFGVRLGE, from the coding sequence GTGTATAGCCCTTCCCTCACCCTGCGGCTGACGGCGATCTTCACGCTGATCGTCGCGCTGGCCTGCGGCGGTATCAGCGTGATCCTGTATAACGCGTTACGCAGCGAGCTGGTGTGGCGCGACGATCGGACGCTGATCAACCGTGCCGCACAGCTGCGGCAGCTGCTGGAAGACGGCGCGCATCCTAATTCTCTGCCGCTCTATTTCAATCGTATGGTTGATATCCGCCAGGATATTCTCAGTATCCGTTCGCAGCATCAGCAAAACGTCAGCATTAACCATACCGGCGTGGCGCTGCCGGAGATGTCCCCCACGCCGGTCGGCACCCCGCCCGACGAGCAGCAGCTCCACCGCTGGATCGGTGCGGATAATACGGAAGCCTCGGCGCTGAGCCTGCAGGCCCGTTCTCAGGAAGGGCCGATCGTCATTACTCTGGCGCGGGTGGCGCGTGAGCGGGCGGTAATGCTGGAGCGCTATCGCCAGCAAAGTATCCTGGTGTCGCTGGCGGCGATTTTGCTGTGCGCCGCGCTCAGCCCGCTGCTCATCCGGCGCGGGCTGCGGGCGATTGGCCGGTTAAGTCAGATCGTGGCGGAAACCGGCAGCGACCGGTTAACCCACACCGTGCCGCTGCAGGCGATCCCTCAGGAGCTGCTGCCGCTGGGCGAGGCGCTGAATGTCATGCGCCAGCGCCTGTCGACGGACTTTATCCGGCTGACGCAGTTTGCAGACGACCTGGCCCATGAAATCCGTACGCCCATCAACGTGTTATTAGGCCAGAATCAGGTGGCGCTGGGCCATACGCGCTCCACGGAAGAATATCAGGCGCTGCTGGAAGGGAACATTGAAGAGCTGGAAGCCCTGTCGCGGTTGACGGAAAATATTCTCTTTCTGGCCCGCGCCACGCACCACAATATTCGGCTCAATACAGAAACCTTCCTACTGCATGACGCACTGGAACCCCTTATCGATTTTCTGGAGCCGCTGGCCGAAGAGAGGGAAATAGTCATTGAACTCCACGCCGACGGTCACCTCACTGCCGATAAAATGCTGTTCCAGCGGGCGATAACCAACCTGCTGGTCAACGCCATTCGCTATGCGCCAGGCAGCGGCACGATAGCGGTCACCGCCGTTCATCGCGGCGATGTCACCGAAATAGAGGTGGCAAACGCCGGTGATGCGCTGGCGGAACCGGAGAAAGTATTCGAGCGTTTCTGGCGCGGCGATAACGTTCGCCACACCGCCGGCAGCGGCCTGGGGCTGTCGCTGGTCAGCGCCATCGCCGCATTACACGGCGGCAGCGCGTATTACCGGCATGAGGACGGGAAGAACATTTTTGGGGTGAGGCTGGGGGAGTAA
- the uraH gene encoding hydroxyisourate hydrolase, which translates to MKKSVAALSLSMLLAAPGIALAAGKNPISVHILNQQTGMPAPHVAVTLEKKQGESWTVLNTASTDEDGRVAALWPEKPFEAGDYRVIFKTGKYFADRKQESFFPEIPVEFHISNTATTYHVPLLLSQYGYSTYRGS; encoded by the coding sequence ATGAAAAAGTCCGTTGCCGCGTTGTCCCTCTCTATGCTGCTGGCCGCGCCAGGTATAGCCCTTGCCGCCGGTAAAAACCCGATCAGTGTGCATATCCTGAACCAGCAAACGGGGATGCCCGCCCCGCATGTAGCGGTAACGCTGGAGAAAAAACAGGGTGAAAGCTGGACCGTGCTGAATACCGCCAGCACCGACGAAGATGGTCGCGTGGCGGCGCTGTGGCCGGAGAAACCGTTTGAGGCGGGCGACTATCGCGTGATCTTTAAAACCGGCAAATACTTCGCGGACCGCAAACAGGAAAGCTTCTTCCCGGAAATCCCGGTGGAATTCCACATCAGCAATACGGCCACCACCTATCACGTTCCGCTGCTGCTGAGCCAGTATGGTTATTCTACTTATCGTGGGAGCTGA
- the pckA gene encoding phosphoenolpyruvate carboxykinase (ATP), producing MSAIQSVMQHLASLGIKDVSEVVYNPDYELLFEHETAANLEGPARGTMTTSGAVTVDTGEFTGRSPRDKYIVRDDVTRHTLWWSDAGTGRNDNKPMSADVWAHLKTRVADYLSQKALYIVDAWCGASADTRLAVRFVTEVAWQAHFVKNMFIAPTDEELADFTPDFTVINGAGCVNPQWQEQGLNSENFVAFNLTENIQLIGGTWYGGEMKKGMFSVMNYLLPLKGIASMHCSANRGEKGDVALFFGLSGTGKTTLSTDPRRQLIGDDEHGWDADGVFNFEGGCYAKTINLKAESEPEIYGAIRRNALLENVVVRDDGSVDYADGSKTENTRVSYPLSHIENIVLPVSRAGHPSRIIFLAADGFGVLPPVSRLTPEQMQYHFLSGFTSKLAGTERGITAPTPTFSACYGAAFLLLHPTQYADVLQEKVAQSGAEVWLVNTGWNGAGQRLSLKDTRQIVNAILEGETGALREEALPIFGLAIPQEIAGVDVATLDPRNAWASPAQWQEAAEKLAQLFISNFKQYSGNEAGVRIAQAGPRLAQG from the coding sequence ATGAGCGCCATTCAATCTGTCATGCAACATCTCGCAAGCCTTGGCATCAAAGATGTTAGCGAGGTGGTCTATAACCCGGATTATGAACTGCTCTTCGAACATGAAACCGCCGCCAACCTTGAGGGGCCAGCTCGCGGTACGATGACGACGTCTGGCGCAGTGACGGTGGATACCGGCGAGTTCACCGGCCGTTCCCCACGCGACAAGTACATCGTCCGCGACGACGTGACCCGTCATACCCTGTGGTGGTCTGATGCCGGTACGGGCCGTAACGATAACAAACCGATGTCCGCTGACGTGTGGGCGCACCTGAAAACGCGGGTTGCCGACTACCTGTCGCAGAAAGCGCTGTACATCGTTGATGCCTGGTGCGGTGCCAGCGCGGATACCCGCCTGGCGGTACGCTTTGTGACGGAAGTGGCGTGGCAGGCGCACTTTGTCAAAAACATGTTTATCGCCCCCACCGACGAGGAGCTGGCAGACTTTACCCCGGACTTCACGGTGATTAACGGCGCGGGATGTGTGAATCCGCAATGGCAGGAGCAAGGGCTTAACTCCGAGAACTTCGTTGCCTTCAACCTGACGGAAAATATCCAGCTGATTGGCGGTACCTGGTACGGCGGCGAGATGAAAAAAGGGATGTTCTCCGTGATGAACTACCTGCTGCCGCTGAAGGGGATCGCGTCCATGCACTGCTCGGCAAACCGGGGTGAAAAGGGCGATGTGGCGCTGTTCTTTGGCCTTTCCGGCACCGGGAAAACCACGCTCTCGACCGATCCGCGCCGCCAGCTGATTGGCGATGATGAGCACGGCTGGGATGCAGACGGCGTATTCAACTTTGAGGGCGGCTGCTATGCCAAGACCATCAATCTGAAGGCGGAGTCCGAACCGGAAATTTATGGCGCCATCCGCCGTAACGCACTGCTGGAAAACGTGGTGGTCAGGGACGATGGCAGCGTGGATTATGCCGACGGCAGCAAAACCGAGAACACGCGCGTCTCCTATCCGCTGTCGCATATCGAGAATATCGTGCTGCCGGTTTCCCGCGCCGGTCATCCTTCACGCATTATCTTCCTGGCGGCGGATGGGTTTGGCGTGCTGCCGCCGGTTTCCCGCCTGACGCCGGAGCAGATGCAGTACCACTTCCTGTCCGGTTTCACCTCCAAGCTTGCCGGCACCGAGCGCGGGATTACCGCCCCAACGCCGACCTTCTCGGCCTGCTACGGCGCGGCTTTCCTGCTGCTGCACCCAACGCAGTATGCCGATGTGCTGCAGGAGAAGGTCGCGCAGAGCGGTGCGGAAGTCTGGCTGGTGAATACCGGCTGGAACGGCGCGGGTCAGCGCCTGTCGCTGAAAGATACGCGCCAGATCGTCAACGCCATCCTGGAAGGCGAAACGGGCGCACTGCGCGAGGAAGCGCTGCCGATCTTTGGCCTCGCCATTCCGCAGGAGATTGCCGGTGTGGATGTGGCCACCCTCGATCCGCGTAACGCCTGGGCATCCCCGGCGCAGTGGCAGGAAGCCGCAGAGAAGCTGGCGCAGCTGTTTATCAGTAACTTCAAACAGTACAGCGGCAACGAGGCCGGTGTGCGTATTGCCCAGGCAGGGCCGCGACTGGCGCAGGGCTGA
- a CDS encoding PTS sugar transporter subunit IIA: MAVSITWLCELNEGIHARPAGYIARLCNLFQAAIDWENTRTGLRANAKSALSLIASDTLLNDECRITLSGKDEQQAAARLRALLADLPTFSLHTEPVVSQGYLPRCLRELNPQVIQGTRLHQGVAKARPQVMQSLTFADLIDRTPGQADGIGNETARFLAGLASLRGEKQRALRQTRGIEHDLIAAHLTLIDDGEFQEATIGYLNGGMNAWSAIVRVSLDVCEQLEKSSSHYLQERTLDLLDIATQLIGAAYGERALGHRPLLLTEPAIVFASHLTPSLLLALDRSRLVGLVLSSTGKTSHTAILARWLGIPTLADVDFTELTLDAERPVVIDAGSGILIVHPDENVLRYYRQEIAVQEEMQRLRVNTALGKDSARVGETPLLTAEMILWRMDARDKNEAIKMMVDNLWLQRRTDARDKLCDDIWAREVPFPTVVGSGFAIPHARTDAIHDSTLSVATLRQPIAWGGVMVDTLFMLTISQTAQDNAHMKHFSTLARMLMNDEFVSRIKQANGPEALYTLISQTLAC, translated from the coding sequence ATGGCGGTTTCAATCACCTGGTTATGCGAGCTTAATGAAGGGATCCATGCCCGGCCCGCAGGCTATATCGCCCGGCTGTGCAATCTGTTTCAGGCCGCTATCGACTGGGAAAACACCCGCACGGGGCTGCGGGCGAATGCGAAAAGCGCCCTCTCGCTGATTGCCAGCGACACGCTGCTCAACGATGAATGCCGCATTACCCTGAGCGGAAAGGATGAACAGCAGGCGGCGGCCCGGCTGCGCGCGCTGCTGGCCGATCTCCCTACCTTCAGCCTGCACACCGAACCGGTTGTCAGCCAGGGTTACCTGCCCCGCTGCCTGCGGGAGCTGAACCCGCAGGTCATTCAGGGAACCCGCCTGCATCAGGGTGTCGCCAAGGCCCGGCCGCAGGTGATGCAAAGCCTGACCTTCGCCGACCTTATTGACCGCACTCCCGGGCAGGCCGACGGTATCGGGAACGAAACGGCCCGTTTCCTTGCCGGGCTGGCCTCACTGCGCGGGGAGAAACAGCGCGCCCTCCGTCAAACCCGGGGGATTGAGCACGACCTGATTGCGGCGCACCTCACACTGATTGACGACGGTGAGTTTCAGGAGGCAACGATCGGTTATCTTAACGGCGGGATGAACGCCTGGTCGGCCATCGTCCGGGTGTCGCTGGACGTTTGCGAGCAGCTTGAGAAATCGTCCAGTCACTACCTGCAGGAACGCACGCTCGATCTGCTCGATATCGCCACGCAGCTGATCGGTGCGGCCTATGGTGAACGGGCGCTGGGCCATCGCCCGCTGCTGCTCACCGAACCGGCGATTGTCTTCGCCAGCCATCTGACCCCCAGCCTTTTGCTGGCGCTGGACAGAAGCCGGCTGGTGGGTCTGGTGCTGTCATCCACCGGCAAAACCTCCCACACGGCGATACTGGCCCGCTGGCTGGGTATACCCACCCTGGCCGATGTCGATTTCACCGAACTGACGCTGGATGCAGAACGGCCAGTCGTCATCGACGCCGGATCCGGCATTCTGATCGTCCACCCGGATGAGAACGTGCTGCGCTACTACCGCCAGGAAATTGCCGTTCAGGAGGAGATGCAGCGGCTGCGGGTCAACACCGCGCTGGGGAAAGACAGCGCCAGGGTGGGGGAAACCCCCCTGCTGACCGCGGAGATGATCTTATGGCGGATGGACGCCCGCGATAAAAACGAGGCGATTAAGATGATGGTGGATAACCTGTGGCTGCAGCGGCGCACCGACGCGCGGGATAAGCTCTGCGATGATATCTGGGCGCGGGAAGTGCCGTTTCCCACCGTGGTCGGCTCGGGTTTTGCCATCCCCCACGCGCGGACCGACGCTATCCACGACTCCACCCTCAGCGTGGCGACGCTGCGGCAGCCGATTGCCTGGGGCGGCGTGATGGTGGACACCCTGTTTATGCTGACAATCAGTCAAACCGCGCAGGATAACGCGCATATGAAACATTTCTCCACCCTGGCGCGCATGCTTATGAACGATGAATTTGTCAGCCGGATTAAACAGGCGAACGGCCCGGAAGCGCTTTACACGTTGATATCCCAAACTCTGGCCTGCTGA
- a CDS encoding LysR substrate-binding domain-containing protein, whose product MLSNLEVKWLYDVIALEECRSFTLAAEKRNISQSSFSRRIQSLESNLGFSVFNRNVNPPQLTPQGRIFVGYARNMLDDMDFQISRIKGEDKLKQSIRIDAAPSLSVLLLPDLLAEYRDSPDKVFFVESINVNDAVFNLKEGKSDFILSFYNEELMNYPFINHKIFDSSLHLVSPCAPDGTPLFSMNGDPLPLVKYANDSYMGRQVNQVIDRIPNTTFLLTFVSSMSELLKRMILKGDAVGWLPDYSIQRELEEKRLAIMDPGLTLKISAYVYRSGARLNLTAERFWRYMKERNSEG is encoded by the coding sequence GTGCTAAGTAATCTCGAGGTAAAGTGGCTTTATGATGTGATTGCGCTGGAAGAGTGCCGCAGCTTTACCCTTGCGGCAGAGAAACGAAATATTTCGCAATCCTCCTTCAGCAGAAGAATTCAGTCACTGGAGTCCAACCTGGGTTTCAGCGTCTTCAACCGCAATGTGAATCCCCCCCAGTTAACGCCGCAGGGCAGAATATTCGTCGGCTATGCCAGGAATATGCTCGACGATATGGACTTCCAGATTAGCCGCATCAAGGGCGAAGATAAGCTGAAGCAGAGCATCCGCATTGATGCCGCCCCGTCGCTTTCCGTTCTGCTGCTGCCCGATCTGTTAGCAGAATACCGCGACAGCCCGGATAAGGTGTTCTTCGTTGAATCGATTAACGTCAACGATGCGGTGTTTAATCTGAAGGAGGGGAAAAGTGATTTTATCCTCTCGTTTTATAACGAAGAGCTGATGAATTACCCGTTTATCAATCATAAAATCTTCGATTCGTCTCTGCACCTGGTATCCCCCTGCGCCCCTGACGGCACACCGTTATTCTCGATGAACGGTGACCCGCTGCCGCTGGTCAAATATGCCAATGACAGCTACATGGGGCGTCAGGTTAATCAGGTGATCGATCGCATACCAAACACCACCTTTCTTCTGACTTTTGTTTCCTCGATGAGTGAGCTGCTGAAAAGAATGATCCTGAAGGGCGACGCCGTTGGCTGGCTGCCTGATTACTCGATTCAGCGCGAGCTGGAAGAGAAGAGACTCGCGATTATGGACCCTGGCCTTACTCTGAAGATTTCGGCGTATGTTTATCGCTCCGGCGCGCGTTTGAATCTGACGGCAGAGCGCTTCTGGCGCTACATGAAGGAACGCAATTCGGAGGGGTGA
- the hprR gene encoding response regulator transcription factor HprR, which translates to MKLLLIEDNQKASAWVRKGLEEAGYIVDHAADGRDGLHLALAHPYSLVILDIMLPGMDGWQVLKTLRTASSTPVICLTARDSVDDRVKGLELGANDYLVKPFSFAELLARVRNQLRQHQPHSTTLRVADLVMDSARFQVTRDGIPLALTRKEFMLLWLLASRHGEILPRTLLASEIWGVNFDSETNIVDVAIRRLRRKVDDPFPQKLITTVRGMGYCLSEQEVGGV; encoded by the coding sequence ATGAAACTGTTACTGATTGAAGATAACCAGAAGGCCAGCGCCTGGGTGCGCAAAGGGCTTGAGGAAGCGGGCTATATTGTGGATCACGCCGCGGACGGGCGGGACGGTCTGCATCTGGCGCTGGCGCACCCGTACAGCCTGGTGATACTGGATATTATGCTGCCGGGCATGGATGGCTGGCAGGTACTGAAAACCCTGCGCACCGCCAGCAGCACGCCGGTGATTTGCCTCACGGCCAGGGATTCGGTGGACGATCGCGTTAAAGGGCTGGAGCTGGGCGCGAACGATTACCTGGTTAAACCCTTCTCGTTTGCTGAACTGCTGGCGCGGGTAAGAAATCAGCTTCGCCAGCATCAGCCGCACAGCACCACGCTGCGCGTGGCGGATCTGGTGATGGACTCGGCGCGCTTTCAGGTGACGCGTGACGGTATTCCGCTGGCGCTGACCCGCAAAGAGTTCATGCTGCTGTGGCTGCTGGCCAGCCGTCACGGCGAGATCCTGCCCCGCACGCTGCTCGCCAGTGAAATCTGGGGGGTGAATTTCGACAGCGAAACCAACATCGTGGATGTCGCCATTCGCCGCCTGCGCCGTAAAGTTGACGATCCTTTTCCGCAAAAGCTGATTACCACGGTCAGGGGCATGGGCTACTGCCTGTCTGAACAGGAGGTCGGCGGTGTATAG